DNA from Geobacillus vulcani PSS1:
ATGAAAACGTTGGTTTTCTCAATTGCGCCGTCGACCGCATCGTTCCAAACCAAACGAGCGATGATCCGCTCGCGGTGACGGTCGAGCCGTTTTTTGAATGGGCGATTGAAACGCGAAATGTTATCGGCGCCGTTCCGCCGATTCAAGGGGCTCATTTTGTCGCTGACTTAGGGCCGTATATCGAGCGCAAATTGTTTACGGTCAATACCGGCCATGCATTGGCTGCCTATTTAGGCTATCAAAAACAATACCAAACGGTTCAGGAAGCCATGAAAGACAGCGACATCCGGACGAGTGTCGAGCAGGCGCTTCGCGAGTCAGGCGCCGTCTTAGTGAAAAAGCACGATTGGCATGAAGAAGAGCACCGTTCCTATATCGAAACGACGATCGAGCGTTTCACCAACCCGTCCCTTTCCGATGATATCGTCCGCGTCGCCCGTTCACCGATCCGCAAGCTCGGGCCGAACGACCGACTCATCGCTCCGGCTGTGCAATATTACACTTTATTCGACAGCGTCCCGTCCGGACTTGTCAAAGGCATCGCCGCGCTCTTGCGGTTTGATGAGGCTAGCGATGCCGAAGCTGCTGCTCTCCAGCAAACGATTGAACAACACGGGATCGAAGGCGCGCTTCGGCAATACGCGGGACTGGAGCATGACCATCCGCTCGTCGTGGCGGTGGGGAAAGAATATGCTCAAATGAAACAAATGGATTCGCGTTAAACTTGGAGATCTCTTATATTCTGTCGTCGACCTCCAATCGTGCAAAAACCCCCGGGGGTCGACGACAACCGTTGAAAGCGCCCCCACCTTCCAGCTATCGAAGGAAAAAGAAATTGACACAATTTTTGAAACATGCTATTCTGAAAGCAGCTGCCAACGGAAACACCTGATTTCACGGGCTTTGTTTGGGGTTTTTATCGTACCTATGAGGGATTGAAACAATCAAAGAATCCCATCGCATAGCGCTCTTTTCCGGCGTTTTTATCGTACCTATGAGGGATTGAAACTGCGGTTGGAGACACAGACGAAGTGAGACGATTGTTGTTTTTATCGTACCTATGAGGGATTGAAACCAAATATTTTGAAGTCGATGCCGAGCGGCTGGAGCGTTTTTATCGTACCTATGAGGGATTGAAACTGAACGTTTACGCGCGGCGCTTATAGGCGCTTTTTGTGTTTTTATCGTACCTATGAGGGATTGAAACTGGAGTACAAACAGCGCCGGATTCTACTGTTTATGGTTTTTATCGTACCTATGAGGGATTGAAACCAAACGCGGAAGAAGTGGATGGGAAAGAGGCAAACATTGTTTTTATCGTACCTATGAGGGATTGAAACCTTTTTACGTAAACCTACTACTTACTTGTATTACATGTTTTTATCGTACCTATGAGGGATTGAAACAAATAAATCGAGGAGAAATCCCCCCCATTCCTCGTCTTAGGTTTTTATCGTACCTATGAGGGATTGAAACTCGATATCGATGAACAGACAGAAGGGGAGCTAATTTTTAGTTTTTATCGTACCTATGAGGGATTGAAACTTGAGCGGGAAGGAAATAAAGCTATCGTTTGGCGAGGTTTTTATCGTACCTATGAGGGATTGAAACTGTAGGCAGAGGTAGACAGTACGGAGGACAGATGGAGTTTTTATCGTACCTATGAGGGATTGAAACCTGACGTCCCCGACGATGGTCGTCGAGGCGCGGACTATGTTTTTATCGTACCTATGAGGGATTGAAACATCGAGCAAATGAATATAAAGCTATTGATGTAATTCGGGTTTTTATCGTACCTATGAGGGATTGAAACCCTTCCGGTGCTCCCGAATCCGCCTTCCCGCTCGTGAGTTTTTATCGTACCTATGAGCGATTG
Protein-coding regions in this window:
- a CDS encoding mannitol-1-phosphate 5-dehydrogenase, whose amino-acid sequence is MRAVHFGAGNIGRGFIGSLLAASGYEVVFVDVNEQIVRLLKERGAYRVIVAGERREEQWVRGVSALNSQTEREHVMEAIAAADLVTTAVGPHILPAIAPVIAAGLERRFTVHQQPLHVIACENMIGGTEALKTHVFAHLSAAGQQLADENVGFLNCAVDRIVPNQTSDDPLAVTVEPFFEWAIETRNVIGAVPPIQGAHFVADLGPYIERKLFTVNTGHALAAYLGYQKQYQTVQEAMKDSDIRTSVEQALRESGAVLVKKHDWHEEEHRSYIETTIERFTNPSLSDDIVRVARSPIRKLGPNDRLIAPAVQYYTLFDSVPSGLVKGIAALLRFDEASDAEAAALQQTIEQHGIEGALRQYAGLEHDHPLVVAVGKEYAQMKQMDSR